The uncultured Methanoregula sp. genomic sequence TTCCGAGAGCAGGGTCGAGAGCACTTTCCGGGATGCATCCCCGCTCTCTTCTTCCCGGGACATGGTGATGGAATCGAATTCATCGATGAAGATGATGGACGGCTGCTTCTTTCGTGCGGTTTCGTACAGGGAGGTTATCAGTTTTGAGGACTCCCCGAAATATTTTGAGAGCACGTTGCTGACCTTGACATTGAAGAATGTGGCATTCAGGCTCCCTGCTGCAGCGGCTGCAAGAAGGGTTTTTCCCGTGCCGGGGGGACCAAAAAGGAGGATACCCTTATCGGGCTTTATCGATACCGGTTTTTGTAAGCCCGCAATTACGATGGTCTCCATTATTCTTACTTTAACGGAGTCAAGGCCCCCGATATCTTTCCATGTTACAGTGGATTTGGCAATGAGGCTCTCGGCATAGCCCGCGAGATCTTTCTGGTCGTCCCGTATCTGCTCGAAATTGTTTGCAGGAGCTGCCGATGATGCGGGTTTTGCGCCGGAATCCGCATAATTCTTGTAACTTTTTGCCGCGTCGATATATTCCGTTTTTTTGTTGGGATCGGATTTTGCAAGCTGGATCAGGATATTGCAGCAGACAAGCGCCATTTTCTTGGCCTCGTCTGTTTCTCCTTTCGCTTTCGCATCATCGAATGCCTTGTGCGCCTTCTCTAATTCACGTTTTAACGGAAGTGTCAGGTCAATATTCAGTGCCATACCAATCCACCCGCATTCATCTCACATGACTGCGAAAATTTAACAATGATCCCTTCCGGGATCATCAGCTCTCAAATTCGGGTTTTTTCTCTTTTGGGAAAACCTGCTCTTTTTCAGGTGCTATTGTATCAGTTGCTTTTGTAGATTTTATTGCCTGTAAAATATCATTGACGTTCTCGTCGATCTCATCACTATCCGGCTCGGTACTGCCTGCCATAATTCTCTCTCTTTGTTTTTTCCCTTCTTCAAATACCGAGATCTGGTCCAGGAAATCCTGCAGTTCCTGTTCGGAGCCTTTCGTGAGCGGGGCGAGTGAACTTTTCTGTTTCTTCTCTTCTATCTTGTTGATGAATTCCTCGACGGTCCGGAGACGCGATTCTTTTGCAGATATTTTGGCAAGCGTGGATTTTTTTCTTACCGAAATGGTATTGATACGCTCGGCAAGTGCCCGCTCATCCGCGGGAGATTTTGTTTCCCTGGCTTTGTTCCAGTACTCATCGATCTGTTTTTCCAGTGCAGCAATTTTTTTGTGGAGTTGTTCGATCTCGCTCTCCAGCCGGATCTTCTCATCCACTGCAGCGCCTGGATCAATCAGATCAAGAGGATTTTTTGTGAGGAAATATTTGATTCTCCGTATAACCATTTACTTAACCCTCTCTGTCCTCAAGAGTCTTGTCAAAAGAAATTGCTTTCTGGGCCTCATCGATCGGGAGTACACCCTTCTGGACACTGGTGATGGCATCTACGATCTGCTGGACAGAGTCATCTTC encodes the following:
- a CDS encoding AAA family ATPase, which gives rise to MALNIDLTLPLKRELEKAHKAFDDAKAKGETDEAKKMALVCCNILIQLAKSDPNKKTEYIDAAKSYKNYADSGAKPASSAAPANNFEQIRDDQKDLAGYAESLIAKSTVTWKDIGGLDSVKVRIMETIVIAGLQKPVSIKPDKGILLFGPPGTGKTLLAAAAAGSLNATFFNVKVSNVLSKYFGESSKLITSLYETARKKQPSIIFIDEFDSITMSREEESGDASRKVLSTLLSELDGFQDKKSDELLLTLAATNTPWDLDEAILSRFPLRIYIPLPDSRSCEEIIKIQLKGLDITSLNLGKVSEICTRKNYSGRDIQFLCQEALRSMIRVHNPDLYKKSELPFEELKKQTLSIGPMIMEYFETAFERVKSPMTEKDLERFRKWNNEFGL